The window TGATCGGGGACGCTACTGGAGGCCGCTAGGGTGAAGGTGCGCCGTTGTCGAAGCCGTATGGTAGAGAACAGAGGAACGTCTGCACTTTAAGGGCGTGCGGACGACCTCCTTAGATCCTCTCCACCTTTTTACCATTTCCATTGTAGATATCTACAATGACTTTTTACCTTCCTAGATCAAAATTCATAAATACAAATTGGTACAAAATTATAGCGCCACGAGTAAAAATGATTAGGCAATTAGTTATTTTTGTTGTCGTCTCTACAATCAGTTGGCTTGAAGGATACTACGTTTTTATCCAAATCAAAACCAATTAATAAATCTGTCTGAAGCATGCCCCCAAAATAGCCAAAGTCATAGTGCCACCCACGATTGCAAGACAATACATCCCATTCTCACGAGCTGTTAACACCTTATTGCTCAACGGCACTTCTCCACCACCTCAAAATGTAAAGCAATTCTAAAGGCGTCGTGGTAATAAAGCAAAGGGTATCCAACCCATAGTTTTTATTTACGATTGACTCTAATGGAACTGCCTTTTGTAGCTTAGTTACCAACCGGTCAAACATATATTTTGGTAGTCGTGGAAAAGGTGTACCTGAGTCGATCAACATGTTATCTTTCTTCAGCAGGGTACCATTTGAGTTAAATGGAACAAAATCATTTCCGATGCTAATTCATGATACCGTCACATAATAAAAGGTCGTATGATCAACTAAAGGTGTTGTCATCACTCTTCATCCAAAACTTCACTCCTGTTCCCGAAATAGATCTTGTTTTCCAAATTGGGATCTTGCTTGCCTCCAAAATAAGGAGCAATTTGAGAGACAAATGACAAGGGCCCACACCCAAGCCCTATAACTCTCATTTCATTTCTAGTGCTAAAAGTGTCATTGTTCGTAGTCCCACACTTAAAGATAATGTCTTTTAGGATTACAATGTTACCTGTAGTGGATTTCAACGAAATTGTTTCTCTACCTAGATTACCTATTGTGTATGTCTCGTCTGCATAACTGTACATGTACACGCAATTTGTAAAAGGTTCTTTTTTACACACTCCTGCTAAACTTGGGGTATAGGATTTGCCAAGTAGTTTACAGTCCCTTGACCGACAGGTAATATTCTTATAAGTTGATGAGTTTCTCGGGTCAAAAACACCAAACTTGGTCATGTAATTAACTATGAAACCATTAGGGTTTTCTTGATTGAAACCATTATTAGGTTAATTATACAGTAAGAGGTCATATAATGAAATCTTTAGTCTTCCTTATGATGACAAATGAACTGTGATTTAGGGTTCAATTAATATACACATGCACACACACATTTATTGGGAAAAAAAATGTAATACATGCATGATGTAGACAAAGAAGCAACATCAAGAAATTTAAGATAAGTCGAGAAATCTAAATCCTTAATGAGTTTGTGTTACTTCCAGTATAAAATTGTATAATGCAGTTCAAATATCACTAAGTATATATATATATATATATATATATATATATATTATTTTGTTATTGGAAACGATAACACTTTATTCATAATAACTAGTAGCATTACAATGAAACTTGCATGTCACACAGCGTGGCGTAGAGAAAATATGTTCCCCACATCTGATACTACTCGAAGAAGTACAAATGGGATATGACATTCCACATTTAACTTACTTATCAACGAGAAGTTTCGTTTGCCTCAAACACACATATTACTGATGATATAGTCAAGAACTCAAGATTGAGATGAACTAGTTCAGAGTCTTTTGAGGAGTGTTGGCATATTTCCATTGCACATGACTCGCGCTTGGAAAAATTTTATCGCCAGCTACTTCGTCTAGTGGAACAGCTCCAGTGATTTCTTTGAGGTCATCTTCCTTCAGATTCAGACTTAAGGAGCCAATGTTGGTATCCAGGTTCTTAATCTTTGTTGTCCCTGCATGTATATGTATGTGGAAATTAGTTCAAAGTATTATAATCTTTGTCGTCTGCATATTTAACTTGAAGATCGACGAAGAGGTTCTCAGACTCACCGGGGATTGGTACAACGTCATCACCTTGGTGGAGAACCCACGACAGTGCTAGTTGAGCAGGAGAGCAACGGTGCTTATTTGTAGCAAGGCTTTCTATTGCCTGGTATATGCGTCTGTTCTTCTCCAAGTTCTCTCCAGTTAGCCGAGGATGTGCGGCCTGGTATTTACAAAATCCAAGATTATGTCACATACTAATGCCATAATGAAATGCTCTGTTTCTGAATTACAGAGCTCTCTGTTTAGACGTATGCTATCATGGACGTGTGTTTTAAGTTTGTCATAGAATTTGAGAAGAGATTAATGTAAGGGAGAAGACGATTTGTACCGCAAGATCATTTGGATCCAAACTTTCGGCAACTGCTTTGCCTGCGAAGAAACCACTACCAAGAGGACTATATGGAACTATTCCAATGCCACGCTCCCTGCATCATGTGATTATGAGAATTAAAGATTGATCGATGTACATGTGATATGGGAATCGAAGAATAGTGTGATGGAATGGAAAAACGCCAATATTGTGCATGAAATCTTTATATTCATATTGCATTCCTAAATCTACACAATATGTATGATGTTTACATCATTCATTTTCATCTGATACCAGCCCATACGTACACCTCTGTCCCTCATTTCTGCATTTGTTCTTGTATGTCCGCTACTCTGATTAAATATATGAGATATTAGAAGAAATTAAAGAAGATTCAACTAATAATAATAAAATTGTACGTATACTCTCAAACTGATCTGTCATAGTATCAAAGACAATGTGATAGGTGAATCTATTTGTGAGAATGAAAGAACTATCATCATCCCATTTCACTTTCTAGTTGGAAAGACACATGTCTTCGAAAAACTTTAAGGGGAATCTCACAGATTAATCTGCAATAACACCTGAGCATCTCTTGTTGAATTATTCAAATGCACAAAGAACTGGAAGGCCTCTCTCTTTATGTACAAAAGAGAATGGGAAGATTTTAACTCTAGAACTGGAAGGCCTCTCTCTTTATGTACAAAAGAGAATGGGAAGATTTTAACTCTAGACAATGTCCCAAATAATGCTGATCATGAGATATTTGTTTGATCTGTATATCATATACTCTTATACGAGTCCTTGTTTAAAATGTGTAGATTTTTGTTGTGCTTTATGCTCTTCATTTAAATATATAGCTTACAAGTTAATGGTGAATTCAAAGAATTAATGATGACAATTAATTTGAACATTTTCTCAGTCTATATATAGTAAGGGATACTGCGTTGATCCTACCAAAAAATAAAGTTTATACATAAATATTAATCTTGAAATGAATTAATTTTATACCTGCAAAGTGGAATAATCTCTTCTTCAATATCTCTAGTCCAAAGAGACCACTCCATTTGCACAGCTGTGATGGGATGCACAGCATGTGCTCTCCTTATTGTGTCTGGACTGGCTTCAGATAACCCAATATACTTGATCTTTCCTTCTTCCACAAGTTTTTTCAGCTCTCCCATCTAAAATCCAACAAGAAAAAAGAGCAAGTATCTTGTCACATTTCCATCTGGGGTTGTTTCGGATGCTCGAAATTGTTCTGTGTATTGGGAGTTTGGTACTATGCATATGTTCAAATGAAAATTACAGTTTGATTTCAAACTTACAGTGTCCTCTATTGGCACCGTTTGATCAATGCGGTGATAATAGTAGAGGTCAATGTAGTCGACACCAAGACGCTTCAAGCTAGCCTCGCAGCATGACCTGACATACTCCGGAGTTCCCTTCACCACCAAGCGAGGAGGTCCTAAGCTTACAATACCAAACTTCGATGCTAGTTGAACCCCTTCCCTTGGCAACTGCTTCAGGGCCTAAAACAACATGCAGAAAATTAGTCTGCCTCTCATTACCACAATCTGTGATGTTTCCTCAAACTAACTACCCCATTTGTGGAACTGGACTTTGATAGTAACAGAATTCAGCAACAAAAATTCACATTGCATTTGATAATCTCTCAAAAACACTTGGACAAATGCTTTTAAGGAAAGTTCACCAGCGACGGTGCGATCAAATCATCTAATCATCAAGTTATCTTACGTACCTTGCCAACAAGAATTTCATTGGCATGATCAGTTCCGTATATATCAGATGTGTCGAAGAAAGTGATTCCTTTACTGAAGGCATGCTTTATAATGGAGATTCCATCATCTTCAGCACCAGGAGACTTGGCAAACGTCAATCCCATGCATCCAAACCCCAATTTTGAAACCTGAAGTTAATGCAATTATTGAATATAAGAAATAAACCAAAAAAAGCTACTCGAAGGAAGTTAATTATTCAGGAATGAAAGAAAATGCAGGAGGATTATATCTGACCTCAAGTCCTTGAGTTCCTAGTTTAACCTTTGGGACCTGTATTTCCTTCTGTTCAGCCATTTCTTCGATCTCTTCCTGCGAATGATTACTACTGAGTTGTGAAACTGGGAATGGGACTGTGAAGACTGAAGAAGATTTACAGAACACTCTTAAATCTGCTGTGTTTAAAATTGTACCCACACACTGGCAAGTGACATCATTGACTATGTCATAGTATGATTTATTTATTTATTTTTTGGTCTGAATGTCATAGTATGATTAGTATCTAGTTCTCATTGACTATTTCCAACTTCAAAGTATCTTATCCTTGTTAGAGCAATATGTCACTATGGCTTTTCTTTCGGTAAGTGATTATGTCATTGTGCCACCACTACTTAACAAGTTTTTTGATACTTATCAAGTTAAGTAATAATTGTTTACCAAAAAAAAAGAAGTTAAGCAATAATTGACATCACTGCTTATGCATGTCTTCCCTAGTTGGCTTTACTGCTTACTTGGGCATTATTGCAAGGATGGCAAAAGTCACAAAACAGTGTATACCATACATCTTTTGGTCCCCGAAAATAAGATTCTTGAGCAAAAAGGGTCAAATCTCTAATTAAATTTTGAATTAAATTTAGTTTACTTTTTTGTGGTTTGAGGATGATTTTATGTTAGACCTTATATTTTTAATTTCATCAGTTTATCTCTTGAACTCTTTAATTTTTATCTGCCGTGCCCAAATTCTCATATTTCGTTTAAATTGACCATTAATTCTAGATACGGGCCCCACAGTTAAGTTTAAAATTATCAGCAGTTAATGTCTGATTTTGATAGAAGATAATTCAGTTTACCCCTTGTGGTTTGGGGATGACTTTATGTTAGTCCCTATATTTTTAATTTCATCAGTTTACCTCCTGAACTCTTCAATTTCTGTCTACCGTGCCCAAATTCTCATATTTCGTTTAAATTGACCTTTAATTCTAGATACGAGCCCCACAGTTAAGTTTAAAATTATCAGCAGTTAACGTCTGATTTTGACAGAAGATAGGACATTGGTCACGGTTGAGAAAAATTCAAAAGTTTGAGGGATAAACTGATGAAATTGAAAGTATAGGGATTAACATGAAGTTACTCTCAAACCTCATGGAGGTAAACTGAATTTTAGTTCTAAAATTTTATGCTCGACACGAGCTACTCAAGTCTAAGAGTAACAATACAACATTGCTACCAACAATAAACCGAACCAATTAACTTTCTTTAACACCATGTTCAAAAACCACCAGACCACGTGCAAAGGCAATCCACCCACATGTTAACAACCATGCAACATCAAAATGAGAACACTTATCCCCATGAATGATGTCACCAAAATAGCATATCAACAAAACCAAGGCAACCCAATACTCGCTTAAAAGCATCCCACCTACACCAATGAGACCAAAAGCTAATGCTAGCGCGAGGGCGCCGCCGGACAAGTGAGATACTCGATCTGTTTTACTAACCCTAAGTGCACGTTTGTTTGACAGTACTAATTGAGTTGATCTTAAATAAGACTTTGGGATACGTTTGATAACAAGAGGTACAAAATTTAATGAGACTATTTATGACCTGTTTTTCAATTTCACCTCCTTAGCTGGTGTCAACTTGAGTACTCCTTTTTAGTGTCTCAACTTAACACCTGCTTTCTCTCCTTCACTCTGGTTCACACAGTAATGGTGGTCTGTATGAGAGATGTCAGGTCGTTTTTCATCTTTTTTTCATTCCTCATCTCTCTTTTATTCCTCCGTCTCTTCATTAATTCATTTGCTCTCAAGAATGAATTTGGGTATGGGTATTGCATGCTGCGCTCAAACACAAGCAAATTTATCTCTCTTTTATTCCTCTGTCTCTTCATTAATTCATTTGCTCTGAAGAGTTAATTTGGGTATGGGTATTGCATGCTGCACTCAAACACAAGCAAATTTTGAATTGGATCCGTGAGTATTTGCTTAATTTTGTTTATATTCATCTCTTTAGGTGATGACTACTCCTAAGGGTTTTTTTTTTTTTTTTTTTTTTGGTTGGTTGGTAATTTGTTGACTTGTAATGGGATTCTTATATCAATTTGATGGTTGTAGTGTGCTTCTTCTTTAAATAAAATCAAACGTGTCTTTACCATTTTTACATTCCTTTTTACCATATTTCCATATAATGTAGATATCTACAATGACTTTTGACCTTCCTAGA of the Fragaria vesca subsp. vesca linkage group LG6, FraVesHawaii_1.0, whole genome shotgun sequence genome contains:
- the LOC101302084 gene encoding probable aldo-keto reductase 1-like, coding for MAEQKEIQVPKVKLGTQGLEVSKLGFGCMGLTFAKSPGAEDDGISIIKHAFSKGITFFDTSDIYGTDHANEILVGKALKQLPREGVQLASKFGIVSLGPPRLVVKGTPEYVRSCCEASLKRLGVDYIDLYYYHRIDQTVPIEDTMGELKKLVEEGKIKYIGLSEASPDTIRRAHAVHPITAVQMEWSLWTRDIEEEIIPLCRERGIGIVPYSPLGSGFFAGKAVAESLDPNDLAAAHPRLTGENLEKNRRIYQAIESLATNKHRCSPAQLALSWVLHQGDDVVPIPGTTKIKNLDTNIGSLSLNLKEDDLKEITGAVPLDEVAGDKIFPSASHVQWKYANTPQKTLN